Sequence from the Hamadaea flava genome:
TGCTCATCGTCACCGACGACAACCCGCGTACGGAGGACCCGGCGCAGATCCGCGCCGAGGTCATCGCGGGCGTGCCCGATCCGGCCGACGTCGTCGAGATCGCGGGGCGGCGTACGGCGATCGACGAAGCGGTCCGGCGAGCCCGTCCGGGCGATGTGATCGCCGTGCTCGGCAAGGGCCACGAGACCGGTCAGGAGGTCGGGGGCGAGGTGCTGCCGTTCGACGACCGGGTCGAACTGGCCGACGCGCTCACCGCGGCCGCCTTGGCGGATCGCGCGAACTCGGATCGCGGGAACGAGGAGTCGGCATGATCCAGATGACCCTGGCCGAGATCGCCGAGGCGGTCGGCGGCACGCTCAGCGAGGCCGACCCGGAGACCAGGGTGACCGGCCCGGTCGAGTACGACACTCGCCGCGACCTGACCGGCGGCCTGTTCGTCGCGTTCCCGGGAGCCAACGTCGACGGCCACGACTTCGCCGCCCGCGCGGTGGCCGACGGAGCCGCCGCGGTGCTGGGTACGCGGGCCGTCCCGGGTGTGCCGATGGTGCTGGTCGACGACGCGCTGAGCGCGATCGGACGGCTCGCCCGCGCGGTGCTCGACCGGCTGCCGCAGCTGACCGTCATCGGCATCACCGGCTCGTCCGGCAAGACGAGCACCAAGGACATGATCGGCCAGCTGCTGTCGCGGCTCGGCCCGACGGTCGCCCCGCCCGGCACGTTCAACAACGAACTGGGCCTGCCGCACACCGCGCTCATGGCGGACGAGCAGACCCGGTTCCTCGTTCTGGAGATGGGTGCGCGGGGCGCCGGTCACCTGACCTACCTGTGCGGCATCGCCCCGCCGAAGATCGGCGTCGTGATCAACGTCGGCGTGGCGCACATCGGCGAGTTCGGGTCGCAGGAGAAGATCGCCGAGGCCAAGGGCGAACTCGTCGAGGCTTTGCCGGCCGACGGCGTGGCGATCCTCAACGCCGACGACCCATTGGTGGCCGCGATGGCGTCCCGCACCCGCGCTCAGGTCGTCGCGGTGGGCACCTCGGCGGGCCGGGGAGGCGCTCGCGCCGAGACGCCAGGAGTGCAGTCAGTCGACGTACGCGCCGACGACGTCACCCTCGACGGGCTCGGGCGTCCGGCGTACAAGCTGGTCTGGCCGGAAGGCGAGACGGCCGTGACCCTGACCGTGGCCGGTGCCCACCAGGTGGGCAACTCGCTGGCCGCGGCGGCCGTGGCGCGAGCGGCCGGGATGACCGTGACCGAGTGTGGCGAAGGGCTGTCCACGTTGCGCGCGGTCTCCAGCCGAAGGATGGATGTCTTCAACCGTGCCGACGGTGTCACGGTGATCGACGATTCGTACAACGCCAATCCGGCCTCGACCGCCGCCGCGCTGCGCGCGCTGGCCGCCCTGGGCAGCGCCCCGGACGGACCGGCTCGCCGCACGGTGGCGGTGCTGGGTTATCACGCCGAACTCGGCGAGCACGAGCGGTCCGGGCACGAGGAAGTGGGCCGGATCGCCGCCGAGTCGGGCGTGAGCCTGCTGGTCGTGGTGGGCGACAACGCCGCGCCGATTCGCGACGGAGCGACGGCGATGGCGCGATGGGGAGGAGACTCGGTGCTGGTCAGCGATCAGGACGCGGCCGTCGCGGTGCTCGGGGAGCGGCTGCGCCCCGGCGACGTCGTGCTGGTGAAGGGCTCGCGCTATCGGACCTGGCAGGTCGTCGACGCGCTGCGCGCCACCGCGGGGGCCGTTGCATGAGGGCGGTCTTTGTCGCGATCGTCGTAGCGTTCGCGGTGTCTCTGTTCGGTACGCCGCTGGCGATCCGCGCGTTCACCCGGCTCAAGGCGGGTCAGCCGATCCGTGCCGACGGCCCGCAGATGCACCAGGGCAAGAAGGGCACCCCGACGATGGGCGGGGTCGTCTTCATCGTCTCCACCGTCATCGCCTACGTCGCCGGGCACGTCGCCTTGGTGACGCTGCCCAAGGCGCAGATCGGCCAGGTGCGGCCGACGATCACCGGCCTGGTCCTGCTCGGCCTGTTCGTGTTCTGCGGCGCGGTCGGGTTCATCGACGACTTCCTCAAGGTCCGCAAGCGCAACAGCGAGGGCCTCACGGAGCGGGGCAAGCTGCTCGGCCAGCTGATCGTGGGCGCTGTCTTCGGCGTCATCGCGATCTGGCCGATCGACGCCTTCAAGAGCACCAACCAGCAGACGGTGGCCTCGACGAAGCTCTCCTTCATCCGGGACATCGACTGGCTGGAGCTGGGCCGGATCGGCGCGATCATCGTCTTCGTCCTGGTCATCATGGCGGCCAGCAACGGCGTGAACCTGACCGACGGGCTCGACGGGCTCGCCACCGGCGCCTCGTTCATGGTGCTGTCGGCGTACTCGTTCATCGGGTTCTGGCAGTACCGGCACTGGTGCGCCGACCCGGCGTACAACACGTCCAAGGCGACCTACTGCTACGTGGTCCGAGATCCCCTGGAGATAGCGATGATCGGGGCGGCCGCCGCGGCGGCCTGCGTCGGCTTCCTCTGGTGGAACGCGTACCCGGCCCGGATCTTCATGGGCGACACCGGCGCGCTCGGCCTCGGCGGCCTGATCGGCGGCCTGGCCGTCTCCACTCGGACGACGCTGCTGCTGCCGGTCCTCGGCTCGCTGTTCGTCATCGTCACGATGAGCGTCATCATCCAGCGGATCTCCTACAAGACCACCGGTAAACGGGTCTTCCGCATGTCACCCCTCCAACACCATTTCGAGTTAGTGGGCTGGAGCGAGGTCAACATCGTGATCCGGTTCTGGATCATCGCCGGGGTCGGGGTGGCGGTCGCCCTGGGCATCTTCTACGCCGACTTCCTGAGCGCGGTCAGCTGATGACCTCGTACGACGGTCGTGCCGTGCTGGTCGTCGGCTCCGGCACGGCCGGCGCGGCCAGCGCCCGGGCGCTGCTGAAGCACGGCGCCCGGGTCACCGTCGTCGATCAGAAGCAGACCGACGCGCTGACCGCCCTCGGGGACCTCGGGGCGCGGATCGTCGTCGCTTCAGGCTCAGACTTCGACTATTTGGGGCTTTTGTCCGGTATTTCGGACGTGGTGGTGTCGCCGGGCGTACCGCCGTATCACCCGTTGGCCGCCGCGGCGGTCGCCGCCGGGATCGACGTCTACTCCGAGCCCGAGCTGGCCTGGCGGCTACGGGGTCCGGACGCACCCGCCTGGCTCGCCCTGACCGGCACCAACGGCAAGACGACCACGGTCACCATGCTGACCGCGATCCTGCGGGCCGCCGGGTACCGGACCGGCGCGTTCGGCAACATCGGCGTACCGCTGGTGGAGCTGCCGGACGGGCTCGACGTGCTCGCCGTCGAACTGTCCAGCTTCCAGCTGCACTGGTCGTCGCGGCTCGCGCCGGAGGCGGGTGCGATCCTCAACCTCGCCGACGACCACCTCGAATGGCACGGCGACTTCGCGGCGTACGCGGGCGCGAAGGAAGCCGTCTGGCGGTCGGCCCGGGCCGGGACCGGAGTCGCCGTGGGCAACGCCGACGACCCACGCGTCTTCGCCGCGCTGAACCGGGCGGGCGGGCCGTCGCCCGTCTCGATCACGCTGGGCGCCCCATCGGCTTCGTCCTTCGGTGTGGCCGAGGGCTGGCTGACCACTCCGGACGGGCAGCCGATCATCGAGGCCGCCCGGATCAAGCCGGCCGGTACGCACAACGTGGCGAACGCGCTCGCCGCCGCCGCGCTCGCCGTCGCGTACGGGGTGCCGGTCGAGGCCATCCGCGACGGGCTCGCCGGTTACGTGCCCGAGCCGCACCGGAACGCGTACGTGACGACCGTGGCGGGGGTGGACTATGTGGACGACAGCAAGGCCACCAACCCGCACGCGGCGCTGGCTTCGCTGACCGCGTACCCCCGGATCGTGTGGGTCGCGGGCGGGCAGTTGAAGGGCGTCGACGTGGACGAGTTGGTCCGCGCGGTCGCCGATCGGCTGTCGGGCGCGGTGTTGCTCGGCGTCGACCGGGAGGAGATCGCGATCGCGTTGGCGCGACACGCGCCCGCGCTCCCCGTCGTCCAGGTCGCCAGGACGGATGATGGAGCGATGGGGGAGGTCGTCGCCGCCGCCGCGCGGCTCGCGCAACCGGGTGACACCGTGCTGCTCGCGCCGGCCGCCGCCAGCAAGGACATGTTCCACGGCTACGACCACCGAGGTTCGGCGTACGCCGCCGCCGTCCGGGCGCTGACCGGCGGGCACGGCGGCTGAGGGGCGGGCATGACGCAGGGGACCGGCACACCCGATCCGCCCCCGGCCGGGTCCGCTCGAGCCGAGCGTGAGGACGTGAGCCGGCCGCATGTGGCAGCCGGGTCCGCTCGAGCCGAGGAGTCCGCTTCGCGGCCGGCGCGGCCGGCGTTCGATCCGCAGCGCACCGTGGTGGCCTTCGTGTCCGCGCTGCGCGGCCTGCTGGACCGCCCGCTCGCCTCGTACTACCTCCTGCTGGCCTGTGTCGGGCTGCTGCTGATCATCGGCCTGACGATGGTCTTCTCGGCGACCGCCGTCACGAACTACAGCAAGGGCCTCAGCCCGTACGGCTCGCTGATCCAGCAGCTCGCCGCGGCGGCGGTCGGCCTGGTCGCGTTCTGGGTCTGCCAGCGGCTGCCCCGGCGTACCTACCGGGCGGTCGCGCGGCTGATGCTGATGATCGCCATCGCGCTGCTGGGCCTGCTGGACCTGATCAACCTCATCGCGTCGCTGCGGAACCAGTCCACCGCCCAGTGGGGACCGGTCGAGGCGAGCGGCCTGTGGCTGTCCATCGGCTCGGTCGTCCTCCAGCCCTCGGAGCTGGCCAAGTTCGCGCTGGTCGTATGGGGCGCCGACGTGCTGGTCCGCAAGGGCGACCGCATCCTGCAATGGCGGGAGCTGTGGACGCCGCTCTTCCCGGCGGTCGGCCTGCTCTTCGTCCTCGTCGGGTACGCCGACCTCGGCACCATGCTCGTGCTGCTGGCGATCTTCGTCGGCATGCTCTTCGTCGCCGGCGTACGCGGCCGGGTGTTCGCCGGGATGCTGGGCGTGGCCTTGCTCGGTGTCCTCCTGCTCGTCTTCGCCCCGGGCAAGGATTACCGGAAGGATCGGTTCACCGCCTTCCTCGACCCGACGAGCACCAACTGCACCGACAACTGTTTCCAGATCAAGCAGGGCTGGTACGCCATCGCCGACGGCAGCTGGTTCGGCGTCGGCCTCGGCAACGGCTCGCTGAAGTGGAACTGGCTGCCCGAGGCGCACAACGACTTCATCTTCGCCGTGATCGCGGAGGAACTCGGGGTCGTCGGCTGCCTGATGGTGGTCACGTTGTTCGCCGTGCTCGCGTACACCGGGCTACGGATCGCCCGCCGGGTGCCCGACGCGTTCCGCCGGATCGCGGCGGCCGCCGTGACGATCTGGTTCATCAGCCAAGCATTGATCAACATCGGCGGCGTGATCCGGTTGCTGCCGGTCACCGGCCTGGTGCTGCCGTTCATCTCACACGGCGGCAGTGCGCTGGTGGTCTCCCTCGCCGCGGTCGGCATGCTGGCCTCGTTCGCGCGTACGGAACCCGCGGCGGCGGCGGCCCTGCACGCCCGTCCGAGCGGGAAGTGGGTACAGCTACTCTGGGCCCCGTTGCCCGCGATCGCCCGGCGGCACCGGCCCCCGGACGCCGCCACGCCAACGGCGCCCACCCCCCGGGCGCCCTCCCGCGCCGAGGCGGGAGCCGGAAAGGGACGGCGAGGCGGCCGCGGGCCGGTCGAGGACTGAGGAGGACAGCGGTGAGTCAGTTGCGTTCGGTGGTGCTGGCCGGTGGAGGCACAGGCGGTCACATCTACCCGCTGCTCGCCTTCGCCGACTGCCTGCGGCGGCACGACCCGGGGATCCGGATCACCTGCCTGGGCACCCCGAAGGGGCTGGAAACCGAGCTGATCCCGCCGGCCGGCTACGACCTGCGGCACATCCCGGCCTATCAGCTGCCGCGGTCGATCAACATGAACCTGCTGCGTACGCCGGACCGCATGTTCCGCTCGTCGCGGGCGGCGCGGGCGGTGCTCGACGAGGTCGACGCGCAGGTCGTCGTGGGCTTCGGCGGTTACGTCAGCGTCCCGGCGTACCTGGCGGCCTGGCGGCGGCACACGCCGATCGTCATCCACGAGGTGAACGTCCCGCCGGGTGTGGCGAACAAGCTGGGCATGCGGTTCACGGAGAACGTCGCGGTCGGCTTCCCGCACCAGGTGGTCCAGGCGGAGTCGCTGCAGGACGCGACCGTCGTCGGCGTACCGCTGCGCCGCTCGATCACCACGCTGGACCGCGCGGCCACGCAGGCCGCCGCCCGCAAGCACTTCGGCCTCGACCTCGACCGGCCGACCCTGTTCGTCTTCGGCGCCTCGCAGGGCGCGCGCTCGATCAACCTGGCGATGGCCGGAGCCGCCCGCGCGATCACCAACGCCGGCATTCAGGTGCTGCACGTCATCGGGGCCCGCAACGACGACGTCGAGATCCCGGCCGGGCTGGCGGCGCCCTACGTCACCGTCAAGTTCATCAACGAGATGGAACTCGGGTACGCCGCCGCCGACTTCGTGCTGTGCCGGGGCGGGGCGCTGACCTGCGCCGAGACCGCCGCGCTCGGGGTGCCGGCCGCGTACGTCCCGCTGCCCTACGGCAACGGCGAGCAGCGGCGTAACGCGCTGCCGGTCGTTGAGGCCGGTGGCGGCCTGATCGTCGACGACGCCGAGTTGAGTCCAGAGTGGATCGCGCGGACACTCGTCCCGCTCGTCACCGATCGCTACCGGGTGGCGGCGATGGGGGCGGCCGCGGCGGCGTACGGGCGGCGCGACGGCGACGAGGCCCTGCGGGAGTTCGTCCTGAAGGCGGCGGGAGTGAGGGGCTGATGGCAGCAGTGGAGACCGCGAACATGACCCCGGCCGGTGTGCTCACGGCCGAGGAGCTCGGCACCGTGCACATGATCGGGGTCGGTGGCGTCGGGATGAGCGGCCTGGCGCGGCTGCTGCTGACCCGGGGCATCCCGGTGACCGGCAGCGAGCTGCGCGAGTGGCCCTCGCTGGCCGGCCTGCGGGCGCTCGGCGGCGTCATCCACATGACGCACGAGGCGTCCAACTTGGATGGTGTGGACACCGTCGTCTACTCGACGGCCATCCCGGCCGACCATCTGGAGCTGGTCGAGGCCCGCAAGCGCGGGCTGCGCGTACTGCACCGGTCGGAGGCGCTGGCCGCGGCGATGACCGGGCGGCGCACCATCGCCGTCGCGGGCACCCACGGCAAGACCACCACGACCTCGATGGCGACGCTGATCCTCCAGCACGCCGGGCTCGACCCGTCGTTCTTCATCGGCGGCGAGGTCGGCGAGGTCGGCTCCAACGGCCATCACGGCTCGGGCGAGTACTTCGTCGCCGAGGCCGACGAGCACGACCGGTCGTTCCTGGTCTACCGGCCGCACGTCGCCATCGTCACCAACATCGACGTCGACCACCTCAACACCTACGGCGACATGGACGGGCTGCGGGCCGGCTTCGCCGAGTTCGCGCGGCTGACCGACGCCGACGGGTTCGTGGTCACCTGCGCCGACGACCCGTACACCCGGGACATGGCCGAGGTGCTGCGGGGCGAGGGCCGGACCGTCTACACCTACGGCGAGGCCGAGGACGCGGACTTCCGGCTCACCGAGATCGCCTCCGGTGTCGCGGGCGTGCGCTACTTCGGGTCCCTCGACGGCGAGCCGCTGGGCGAGTTCTCGCTGCCGACGCCCGGCCGCCATCTGGGCCTCAACAGCGCGGCCGCGGCGCTCACCGCGCTCAAGCTCGGGGTGCCCGCCAAGACGGTCATCGACGCGCTCGCGGCCTTCCCGGGCGTACGCCGCCGGTTCGAGCTCAAGGGCATCGTCAGCGGCGTACGCGTCTACGACGAGTACGCGTACCACCCGACCTCCATGACCGCCGCGCTGAGCACGTTGCGCGAGGTCGCCGGGGCGGGCCGGTTGCTCGTGGTGTTCCAGCCGTACCGGGTCTACCGCACCCGCGACCTCCAGGAGGAGATCGCCACCGCGCTGGCCATCGCCGATGAGGCGATCGTGCTGGAGGTGTTCGGCCCCGGCGAGGTACGCGAGCCGGGCCAAGGGGGAGTGGCGCTGACCGGGGCGATCCCGTTGGCGGACGAGGCGAAGGTCTTCGTTCCGTCGTGGGAGGACGTTCCGGCCGAGGTGGTCCGCCGGGCCCGGGTCGGCGACGTCGTGGTCACCATGGGCGCGCCGCCGATCTCGTTGATGGGCGACGAGCTGATCGCCGCGTTGCGGGGCGACTCCGACGACGAGTCGCTCGACGGCGACGGCGACGGCGACGGTGGCGGCGGTGGCGGTGGCGGTACGCCTTACCAGGCCCGCCATTCGCGCGCCGACGTCTGACGGACGGATGGGGGACTGACGGGGGATGTCGCAGACGCCGGACGGGCCACGCCGCTGGCGGCTGGTCCGGGCTTCCCGGGACGCGGTGCCGGCCTCGGTACGCCGATTCATGGCTCGTGCCCGGCGTCGCCGGTTGCGGGCGGTCGCGCCGTGGGGGATCGGCGGGCTGATCCTGGTGCTGGGCGGGGCCTTGGTCTGGCTGGCGTTGCAGACCTCGGTGCTCGGCGTGGACCTGATCCGGGTCACCGGGGTGCAGATCCTGACGCCGGACGAGGTACGCGCCGCCGCCGAGGTGCCGACGGGCACGCCGTTGGCCCGCGTGGACACGAAGTCGGTGGCCCGCCGGATCGGCGAGCTGGCTCCGGTCGAGTCCGTCGACATCGGCCGCAGCTGGCCTAACACCCTGACCATCCGGGTGGTGGAGCGTACGCCGGTCGCCGTGGTGCCGCAGGACAAGAAGTTCGCGATGGTCGACCGGTCCGGCGTCGTGTTTCTCACAGTGGACGACCGCCCCAGTGATCTGCCCGAGCTGAAGCTGGCTCGGCCCGGCCCGGACAGCCCGGAGACCGTCGCCGGGCTGCAAGTGCTGGCGGCCCTGACGCCGCAACTGAAGGCGGAATTGGTGCGAGTAGTCGTGGACGCGCCCGCGCGCATCCGCCTGGAGCTGCGCAAAGGCCGTACCGTCATATGGGGCGACGCGACTCAGGGCGAACTGAAGGCGCGCGTCGCGACCGCTCTGCTGACCCGATCGGGTAGGCAGATCGACGTGAGCGCGCCCGAGGTGGTGACGATCTCCTAGCCCCGTCGGGGAGACAGTCCATAATGGAGCGCTTCCGACACGCCGTACCGGGTCCTTGGATCGCGGCGCGTAGACGCCTACTTTTTCGTCAGAGCCACATAGTTGACAAAACTGTAAGGCTCAACTAGAGGGTGAGGGTTTGCCCGAGGAGCCTCCCGGGTGAGCCGCCGGAAGCGCGGTCGGACCTCGCCCTCGCCGCACAGCAGGACCAGCACCACCGCCTTCGGGGAAACGGCCGGACCCGGGGCGATCCGACCTCGAAAGGAAGGCCCGATGACACCTCCGCATAACTACCTCGCGGTCATCAAGGTCGTCGGCATCGGCGGCGGCGGTGTCAACGCCGTCAACCGAATGATCGAGGTGGGACTCAAGGGCGTCGAGTTCATCGCGATCAACACCGACGCGCAGGCGCTGCTGATGAGCGACGCCGACGTCAAGCTCGACGTAGGCCGGGAACTGACCCGCGGCCTCGGCGCCGGGGCCAACCCCGAAGTCGGCAAGAACGCCGCCGAGGACCACCGGGACGAGATCGAGGAGGTCCTCAAGGGGGCCGACATGGTCTTCGTGACGTGTGGCGAGGGCGGCGGCACCGGCACCGGCGGCGCGCCCGTGGTCGCCAACATCGCCCGCAAGCTCGGCGCGCTCACCATCGGTGTGGTCACCCGGCCGTTCTCGTTCGAGGGCAAGCGCCGTCAGGTGCAGGCCGAGTCGGGCATCGAGGAGCTGCGCAACCAGTGCGACACGCTCATCGTGATCCCGAACGACCGGCTGCTGGCCCTGGGCGACCGCGGCATCACCATGATGGACGCGTTCCGCCAGGCCGACCAGGTCCTGCTGTCCGGTGTTCAGGGCATCACCGACCTGATCACCACGCCGGGTCTGATCAACCTGGACTTCGCCGACGTCAAGTCGGTCATGAGCGGGGCCGGCAGCGCGCTCATGGGCATCGGCAGCGCGCGCGGCGACAACCGGGCGGTCGAGGCGGCCGAGCGGGCCATCT
This genomic interval carries:
- the murD gene encoding UDP-N-acetylmuramoyl-L-alanine--D-glutamate ligase, yielding MTSYDGRAVLVVGSGTAGAASARALLKHGARVTVVDQKQTDALTALGDLGARIVVASGSDFDYLGLLSGISDVVVSPGVPPYHPLAAAAVAAGIDVYSEPELAWRLRGPDAPAWLALTGTNGKTTTVTMLTAILRAAGYRTGAFGNIGVPLVELPDGLDVLAVELSSFQLHWSSRLAPEAGAILNLADDHLEWHGDFAAYAGAKEAVWRSARAGTGVAVGNADDPRVFAALNRAGGPSPVSITLGAPSASSFGVAEGWLTTPDGQPIIEAARIKPAGTHNVANALAAAALAVAYGVPVEAIRDGLAGYVPEPHRNAYVTTVAGVDYVDDSKATNPHAALASLTAYPRIVWVAGGQLKGVDVDELVRAVADRLSGAVLLGVDREEIAIALARHAPALPVVQVARTDDGAMGEVVAAAARLAQPGDTVLLAPAAASKDMFHGYDHRGSAYAAAVRALTGGHGG
- the murG gene encoding undecaprenyldiphospho-muramoylpentapeptide beta-N-acetylglucosaminyltransferase → MSQLRSVVLAGGGTGGHIYPLLAFADCLRRHDPGIRITCLGTPKGLETELIPPAGYDLRHIPAYQLPRSINMNLLRTPDRMFRSSRAARAVLDEVDAQVVVGFGGYVSVPAYLAAWRRHTPIVIHEVNVPPGVANKLGMRFTENVAVGFPHQVVQAESLQDATVVGVPLRRSITTLDRAATQAAARKHFGLDLDRPTLFVFGASQGARSINLAMAGAARAITNAGIQVLHVIGARNDDVEIPAGLAAPYVTVKFINEMELGYAAADFVLCRGGALTCAETAALGVPAAYVPLPYGNGEQRRNALPVVEAGGGLIVDDAELSPEWIARTLVPLVTDRYRVAAMGAAAAAYGRRDGDEALREFVLKAAGVRG
- the ftsZ gene encoding cell division protein FtsZ, encoding MTPPHNYLAVIKVVGIGGGGVNAVNRMIEVGLKGVEFIAINTDAQALLMSDADVKLDVGRELTRGLGAGANPEVGKNAAEDHRDEIEEVLKGADMVFVTCGEGGGTGTGGAPVVANIARKLGALTIGVVTRPFSFEGKRRQVQAESGIEELRNQCDTLIVIPNDRLLALGDRGITMMDAFRQADQVLLSGVQGITDLITTPGLINLDFADVKSVMSGAGSALMGIGSARGDNRAVEAAERAISSPLLEQSMDGARGVLLSIAGGSDLGLFEINDAAQLVTDAAHPEANIIFGAVIDDALGDEVRVTVIAAGFDGGTPTYKPAELKRPVPVTETVIRNPVPTTEPPRQPQRKVLFDDVDVPDFLKNGS
- a CDS encoding UDP-N-acetylmuramoyl-tripeptide--D-alanyl-D-alanine ligase — encoded protein: MIQMTLAEIAEAVGGTLSEADPETRVTGPVEYDTRRDLTGGLFVAFPGANVDGHDFAARAVADGAAAVLGTRAVPGVPMVLVDDALSAIGRLARAVLDRLPQLTVIGITGSSGKTSTKDMIGQLLSRLGPTVAPPGTFNNELGLPHTALMADEQTRFLVLEMGARGAGHLTYLCGIAPPKIGVVINVGVAHIGEFGSQEKIAEAKGELVEALPADGVAILNADDPLVAAMASRTRAQVVAVGTSAGRGGARAETPGVQSVDVRADDVTLDGLGRPAYKLVWPEGETAVTLTVAGAHQVGNSLAAAAVARAAGMTVTECGEGLSTLRAVSSRRMDVFNRADGVTVIDDSYNANPASTAAALRALAALGSAPDGPARRTVAVLGYHAELGEHERSGHEEVGRIAAESGVSLLVVVGDNAAPIRDGATAMARWGGDSVLVSDQDAAVAVLGERLRPGDVVLVKGSRYRTWQVVDALRATAGAVA
- the murC gene encoding UDP-N-acetylmuramate--L-alanine ligase, which encodes MAAVETANMTPAGVLTAEELGTVHMIGVGGVGMSGLARLLLTRGIPVTGSELREWPSLAGLRALGGVIHMTHEASNLDGVDTVVYSTAIPADHLELVEARKRGLRVLHRSEALAAAMTGRRTIAVAGTHGKTTTTSMATLILQHAGLDPSFFIGGEVGEVGSNGHHGSGEYFVAEADEHDRSFLVYRPHVAIVTNIDVDHLNTYGDMDGLRAGFAEFARLTDADGFVVTCADDPYTRDMAEVLRGEGRTVYTYGEAEDADFRLTEIASGVAGVRYFGSLDGEPLGEFSLPTPGRHLGLNSAAAALTALKLGVPAKTVIDALAAFPGVRRRFELKGIVSGVRVYDEYAYHPTSMTAALSTLREVAGAGRLLVVFQPYRVYRTRDLQEEIATALAIADEAIVLEVFGPGEVREPGQGGVALTGAIPLADEAKVFVPSWEDVPAEVVRRARVGDVVVTMGAPPISLMGDELIAALRGDSDDESLDGDGDGDGGGGGGGGTPYQARHSRADV
- a CDS encoding FtsW/RodA/SpoVE family cell cycle protein, with product MSALRGLLDRPLASYYLLLACVGLLLIIGLTMVFSATAVTNYSKGLSPYGSLIQQLAAAAVGLVAFWVCQRLPRRTYRAVARLMLMIAIALLGLLDLINLIASLRNQSTAQWGPVEASGLWLSIGSVVLQPSELAKFALVVWGADVLVRKGDRILQWRELWTPLFPAVGLLFVLVGYADLGTMLVLLAIFVGMLFVAGVRGRVFAGMLGVALLGVLLLVFAPGKDYRKDRFTAFLDPTSTNCTDNCFQIKQGWYAIADGSWFGVGLGNGSLKWNWLPEAHNDFIFAVIAEELGVVGCLMVVTLFAVLAYTGLRIARRVPDAFRRIAAAAVTIWFISQALINIGGVIRLLPVTGLVLPFISHGGSALVVSLAAVGMLASFARTEPAAAAALHARPSGKWVQLLWAPLPAIARRHRPPDAATPTAPTPRAPSRAEAGAGKGRRGGRGPVED
- a CDS encoding cell division protein FtsQ/DivIB, whose translation is MSQTPDGPRRWRLVRASRDAVPASVRRFMARARRRRLRAVAPWGIGGLILVLGGALVWLALQTSVLGVDLIRVTGVQILTPDEVRAAAEVPTGTPLARVDTKSVARRIGELAPVESVDIGRSWPNTLTIRVVERTPVAVVPQDKKFAMVDRSGVVFLTVDDRPSDLPELKLARPGPDSPETVAGLQVLAALTPQLKAELVRVVVDAPARIRLELRKGRTVIWGDATQGELKARVATALLTRSGRQIDVSAPEVVTIS
- the mraY gene encoding phospho-N-acetylmuramoyl-pentapeptide-transferase, whose product is MRAVFVAIVVAFAVSLFGTPLAIRAFTRLKAGQPIRADGPQMHQGKKGTPTMGGVVFIVSTVIAYVAGHVALVTLPKAQIGQVRPTITGLVLLGLFVFCGAVGFIDDFLKVRKRNSEGLTERGKLLGQLIVGAVFGVIAIWPIDAFKSTNQQTVASTKLSFIRDIDWLELGRIGAIIVFVLVIMAASNGVNLTDGLDGLATGASFMVLSAYSFIGFWQYRHWCADPAYNTSKATYCYVVRDPLEIAMIGAAAAAACVGFLWWNAYPARIFMGDTGALGLGGLIGGLAVSTRTTLLLPVLGSLFVIVTMSVIIQRISYKTTGKRVFRMSPLQHHFELVGWSEVNIVIRFWIIAGVGVAVALGIFYADFLSAVS